One window of the Carnobacterium maltaromaticum DSM 20342 genome contains the following:
- a CDS encoding helix-turn-helix domain-containing protein, translating into MNIGDKIKEQRLRKELTQEQLSALLNVSRSTVSSWEVGRNYPDLETIVAISDLFGISLDNLLREDTTMTKNLSNKLRWNGRYKKILLVIGILFLIYAGFNLKLRLDEKRYLTNISAHSWKNDDIRYLGGYVLKEKDITYSTYIMENGFNPIPLKENSPWVIARKDPLVVKVKQGNKLYIVISKANDPKVTYDATVEVDAQVNLVKIDPKWSAENQKSLEDYLTEHQKEYKDLLDGAITKRLDIIN; encoded by the coding sequence ATGAACATTGGAGATAAAATTAAAGAGCAACGATTAAGAAAGGAGCTTACACAAGAACAATTAAGTGCCTTATTAAATGTCTCTCGTTCAACTGTTTCTAGTTGGGAAGTTGGCAGAAATTATCCTGATTTGGAAACGATTGTAGCGATTAGTGATTTATTTGGTATCTCTCTCGATAACTTATTGCGGGAGGACACAACAATGACAAAAAATTTATCAAACAAACTAAGATGGAATGGACGTTATAAAAAAATTCTTTTAGTGATAGGCATACTTTTCTTGATTTATGCTGGCTTTAATCTTAAATTAAGACTGGATGAAAAACGATATTTAACAAATATATCGGCTCATTCTTGGAAAAATGATGACATTCGCTATTTAGGAGGATATGTTCTCAAAGAAAAAGATATTACCTATTCGACTTACATTATGGAAAATGGCTTTAATCCGATTCCCTTAAAAGAAAATAGCCCTTGGGTTATTGCTAGAAAAGACCCACTTGTGGTTAAAGTTAAACAAGGAAATAAACTCTATATCGTCATTTCAAAAGCCAATGATCCAAAGGTAACGTATGATGCGACTGTGGAAGTTGATGCGCAGGTAAATTTAGTCAAAATTGACCCAAAATGGTCTGCTGAAAACCAAAAATCTCTTGAAGATTACCTAACAGAGCATCAAAAAGAGTATAAAGATTTATTAGACGGCGCCATAACTAAACGGCTCGATATTATTAATTAA
- a CDS encoding DUF924 family protein, with protein MTYQDILNFWFNEIDQELWFKKDDAFDQELLRRFGTVHTQAKNGELSQWRDCLEGCLAEIIVLDQFSRNLFRDKPEAFAYDGMALVLAQEAIRHFNVSDLPVEQQAFLYMPFMHSESLVIHEEALTLFAGEGLENNYAFELKHKVIIERFGRYPHRNQVLGRESTPEELKFLAGPDSSF; from the coding sequence ATGACTTATCAAGATATTTTAAACTTTTGGTTTAATGAGATTGATCAAGAGTTATGGTTTAAAAAAGATGATGCTTTTGACCAAGAACTTTTACGACGTTTTGGCACCGTTCATACGCAAGCAAAAAATGGCGAATTAAGTCAGTGGCGTGATTGTTTAGAAGGATGTTTAGCTGAAATTATTGTATTAGATCAGTTTTCAAGAAACTTATTTCGCGATAAGCCTGAAGCTTTTGCCTATGATGGAATGGCTTTAGTTTTGGCTCAAGAAGCCATACGTCATTTTAATGTTTCGGACTTACCTGTTGAACAACAAGCCTTTCTTTATATGCCTTTTATGCACTCTGAATCTTTAGTCATTCACGAAGAGGCTCTGACGCTTTTTGCTGGTGAAGGCTTGGAAAATAATTATGCTTTTGAATTAAAACATAAAGTTATTATCGAACGGTTTGGTCGTTATCCGCACCGTAATCAAGTTTTAGGTAGAGAATCTACTCCCGAAGAGCTTAAATTTTTAGCGGGACCAGATTCATCCTTTTAA
- a CDS encoding chloride channel protein, whose amino-acid sequence MNKLALSIRIILYGALLSTFIGAISFAFIYLESNISHYLWHILLTNNTFKTLTILLFCLLGGLIVGSLRGKWGDYPQTAHHTIQQLKEHKTVNYRPVFKSLLTALLILIFGAGVGPEAALLGAIVMLSVWQADKIRYLFFNRESFAALKPLERLGHMFHPTRYLLTYNPKNTNEKLAATKKYVIIFYILNGLFAFIVLMKYTNQPSFISKMGMTYWELKDFWLFVPLVIFGVLAGKLYNLFKRKMADWMNFWSDQPIKKALIGSFAIFIVGMFTPNLLFSGQVTLGAVPKEYLHFSTLLLVCVVIIKLVFLQVCLNTGWIGGDIFPIVFSAILLGFGLSQLLPNFDTVFIVATVATAMTISILQSPLGLAIFIALFFPVQILPIILLTALLLKVIQTKRGKQVV is encoded by the coding sequence ATGAACAAATTAGCTTTAAGCATTCGGATTATTCTTTATGGAGCGTTATTAAGTACATTTATTGGGGCCATTTCATTTGCTTTTATCTATTTAGAAAGTAACATTTCACATTATTTATGGCACATTCTCTTAACCAATAATACCTTTAAAACGCTGACCATCTTATTATTTTGCTTACTGGGTGGTTTAATTGTGGGGAGTTTACGTGGAAAATGGGGAGACTATCCACAAACAGCTCATCATACAATCCAACAATTAAAAGAGCATAAAACGGTGAATTATCGACCAGTCTTTAAAAGCTTACTGACTGCCTTGCTGATCTTAATTTTCGGTGCGGGTGTTGGACCTGAAGCAGCCTTGCTGGGGGCTATCGTTATGTTATCGGTTTGGCAAGCAGACAAAATTAGGTATCTTTTTTTCAACCGAGAAAGTTTTGCGGCGCTAAAGCCACTGGAACGATTAGGCCATATGTTCCATCCGACACGCTATTTATTAACTTATAACCCTAAAAATACCAATGAAAAATTAGCTGCAACTAAAAAATATGTCATTATTTTCTATATTCTGAATGGCCTATTTGCTTTTATCGTATTGATGAAGTACACGAATCAACCCTCTTTTATCAGTAAAATGGGGATGACCTATTGGGAGTTAAAAGATTTCTGGTTATTTGTTCCCCTAGTTATTTTTGGAGTGCTAGCTGGCAAATTATATAATTTGTTCAAAAGAAAAATGGCAGATTGGATGAATTTTTGGTCTGACCAACCTATAAAAAAAGCACTAATTGGATCTTTTGCAATCTTCATCGTTGGAATGTTTACACCAAACTTACTTTTTTCAGGTCAAGTAACTCTTGGAGCTGTTCCTAAAGAATATCTGCATTTTTCCACCTTACTGTTAGTATGTGTTGTTATTATCAAGCTTGTTTTTTTACAAGTTTGTCTAAACACTGGTTGGATTGGTGGCGATATTTTTCCAATTGTCTTTTCAGCGATTCTACTTGGTTTTGGTCTATCACAACTACTTCCTAACTTTGATACAGTTTTTATTGTGGCAACAGTCGCTACTGCTATGACGATTTCAATTTTACAATCTCCACTTGGCCTAGCCATTTTTATAGCATTATTTTTCCCAGTTCAAATTTTACCAATCATTTTATTGACTGCATTATTACTAAAAGTAATTCAGACAAAAAGAGGAAAACAAGTCGTATGA